In Leptospira harrisiae, the following proteins share a genomic window:
- a CDS encoding SH3 domain-containing protein produces the protein MKFTIALMSFIMSVSLFADPGFQPGPAKVTAGALNVRNIAASGGDVIATLKRGDQVDVIDRSTNQSVEEDITDYWYKINLGKKKSGWVFGGFISFEMNLEGGLRWKTLNPGGGQKFSGIVVSNTGEIVAATEKGNIHISSDRGKTWRKLVPQALGNNIGVINKLILINREIWVAASGDTGGGIWKTANVGRSWAQFSTAQGLRSNNVYDLAFAKDGSVIVATDKGISQTKDGGQTWTYDVNGEELDKQILSVAVSEDGKVFAGTADGLYAFVEGNTVFGGKKVSWNRIGKGEPNMGDSINSIGVTSDGNLFVGTNLGVSKSNTKNLSKWIGVGGKSVVKDIYMDGNRVIIGTDNGLNISTDNGISWVTYKTDNGLASNKINAIAVNPMDKVIWTSSGADGLSYHD, from the coding sequence ATGAAATTTACTATCGCTCTTATGAGCTTCATAATGAGTGTTTCTCTTTTTGCAGACCCTGGTTTTCAGCCAGGTCCTGCGAAAGTTACAGCGGGCGCATTGAATGTCCGTAACATTGCTGCATCTGGTGGCGATGTGATTGCAACTTTGAAGAGAGGGGATCAGGTCGATGTGATCGATAGATCAACCAACCAAAGTGTAGAAGAAGATATCACCGATTATTGGTATAAAATCAATCTTGGTAAGAAAAAATCAGGTTGGGTTTTTGGTGGTTTTATAAGTTTTGAAATGAATCTCGAAGGCGGACTTCGTTGGAAAACTTTAAATCCAGGTGGTGGTCAAAAGTTTTCAGGTATCGTTGTCTCTAACACTGGTGAGATTGTTGCCGCAACAGAAAAAGGTAATATCCACATAAGTTCCGATAGAGGCAAAACTTGGAGAAAATTAGTTCCTCAAGCACTTGGAAACAATATTGGAGTCATCAACAAACTCATTCTCATCAATAGAGAAATTTGGGTAGCTGCGAGTGGTGACACAGGTGGCGGAATTTGGAAAACTGCCAATGTGGGTCGTTCATGGGCTCAGTTTAGTACTGCACAAGGCCTACGTTCTAACAATGTTTACGACTTAGCATTTGCAAAAGATGGAAGTGTCATCGTTGCAACCGATAAAGGAATTTCCCAAACCAAAGACGGTGGACAAACTTGGACCTATGACGTTAACGGTGAAGAATTAGATAAACAAATCCTTTCTGTGGCTGTTAGTGAAGATGGAAAAGTGTTCGCTGGAACTGCAGATGGTTTGTATGCATTTGTCGAAGGGAACACTGTGTTTGGTGGAAAAAAAGTATCTTGGAATCGAATTGGTAAAGGAGAACCCAATATGGGTGATTCTATCAATTCAATTGGTGTCACTTCTGATGGAAATCTTTTTGTGGGAACCAACCTTGGCGTTAGCAAAAGCAACACTAAAAACCTGTCGAAATGGATAGGTGTTGGTGGCAAATCTGTTGTGAAAGATATCTACATGGATGGAAACCGAGTGATTATTGGAACCGATAACGGTTTAAATATTTCTACTGACAATGGTATTTCATGGGTTACTTACAAAACAGACAATGGTCTTGCAAGTAACAAGATCAATGCGATTGCAGTAAACCCAATGGATAAAGTCATTTGGACCAGTTCTGGTGCAGATGGTTTGAGTTACCACGATTAG